The region AAACAAAAACAGTAGGTAAAATACACTCATTGTTAAGCCAGTAATCATTTGTCCATAAGAAAGGTAATAGATATAAGCCGCCAAGCCGCCCGGTGATAAGTGAGCATACACGCGAGGTAGAAGATGGCAGGCATCACCTGCTGCTAATAAAGTTGCCATTGCGGCCAGCAACTTGCGACTTTTACCTTTTTCCAATAGAGTACGCAATCCTATTCCGAACATTAAGGACAGATAAATTAAATCGAAATAGACCTCAAACAATTTAAACATAATTTATTCCTCCCATAATAAAATTAACTAATTCCTCATACTCTTTGAGAAACGTAGCTTTTCCCCACTCATTGTTGAATAATTTTTGGATTAGGTTATGCACCAAAGCCCCGATGATGCTCAGCTTCTTATCCGACATCAACTTTAAGTACTCTTCATTGCGGGGGAATTGGGCAAGATAGGCTTGACGGTCGCGCTCCAACCGTGCATTCCAAGTTAGATAGCGGTTGCGAAAAAGTTTATAATTTTCTGGTTTATATATTTCTTTCGCCAAAAATTGCCCGTATTCCAATAGAGCCTGTCTTAAATTATTTGCCTTGGCAGTATATATTTTTAAAAATGCCCGGTGAATGGCATTGAATTTTAAGTCGAGAATGAAGAAATAAGCTTCTTCCAGACTGAAAAAATATTGGTAAAAACTTCCGCGTGGGATTCGCAAAGCCTCAACAATATCTTTTACCGTGGCTTCTGGCAAAGTTTTAGCTTCAAACTCCTTAATTAGGGAATTAACGATTTGCTCTTTTTTATCATCTTTTAGGTTAAAAAAAGTAATTTTAGGCATCTTCACGTGAACTCCTTGCTGCGGCAATGAAGAAATGACACTGTGTCATTTCTCATTTAAGATACATTGATCGGCTATATTTGTCAAACCACTTTAGTTGGACGACATTTTTACATGCCGCCAACCTGAATATATATTTTGCCGATAAAAGTTATTCCACGCTTATTTACTTATAATTTATCATGTTAATTAAGCCGAAAATTTGTTAAGCTGTTAGATATTAAAGACCAGCTATAAAAAGTCAAGTGCAAATTAAGCACAAAAAGAAACAATAAAAACAGGTAGTGTAAACACTGGAAGACAATGGAACCTTGAAAAATGAATAGGAAAAGAGCATGCGAAATAAGCTCTTAATAAAAAGGGCTGGAAGTGATAAAAATTAAGCTTGAGGTCGATATAAATCCGCCCGATTTTGCGACTTTTGAGCACAAATATCGCTTGCTACCAGTACCATATGAGGTAAGGTTATATGATATGCCTTCTCTATTTGCTGGCAAAATCCATGCCGTTATTTGTCGAGCTTGGAAAAATTGTATCAAGGGCAGAGACTTATATGACTATATTTTTTATCTTTCCAGAGAAACAGCAGTTAATCAAAAGCATTTTAGAGAGCGTTTAATCAATTCAGGGTATATATCAGCGGATTTTGATTGTTCTTTGACTGAGATAAAAAAGATGTTGATGGGACGTTTCAACAGCATTGATTTCGTACAGGCTAGACGGGATGTTGAACCATTTATACGTGACACGTCAGTTTTGGATATTTGGAGTCCTGATTTTTTTAAGCAGATTACGAATGGGTTAAATGCTATATAAGGATGATAAATACTATTCATTGCTTGCTAACTAGCTTATCAGGAAGATAGCTGATATTTGCTATTAGAAAGCAAAATAAAAATAAAAAGTGGCACGGAATGATAAAAGGTTATAAAATAAGAATGTTATTCGTTCTATCAAATTTCTGTGATAGACTTTGGACAGGTAAATATTTGAACTACATTAAAAGGAGATTGCATATGGCTAGAATGCAAAAGAAGAACATTGCCGATATTTGTGTTAAAGGCAAGAAAGTCTTAGTCCGTGTCGATTTCAATGTCCCACAAGACAAGAAGACTGGCGAGATTACAGATGATAAGCGCATCAAGGCAGCTTTACCAACAATCAAAGCATTGTTGGAGAATGGCGCTGCTTTAATTTTGACTTCTCACCTTGGCCGTCCTAAGGGAGTTGATCCTAAATTCAGTTTGGCTCCAGTGGCAGAACGCTTGAGCAGCTTGTTAGGCCAAGAAGTTATCATGGCTAAGGATACTTTGGGCGAAGATGCTAAAGCTAAGGCTGCTAACTTACAACCTGGCCAAATCCTTTTGCTTGAAAATATCCGTTTCGATGGTAAAGAGAAGAAAAACGATCCAGCTTTCGCACGTGAATTAGCTAGCTTAGCTGACATCTATGTTAATGATGCATTCGGTAGTGCTCACCGTGCACATGCTTCTACAGCCGGTGTTGCTAACTACTTGCCAGCTGTTTCAGGCTTCTTGATTCAAAAAGAGTTGGAAGTTATGGGTAAGGCTCTTGATGATCCTAAGCGTCCATTCGTAGCTATCTTAGGTGGTGCTAAGGTATCTGATAAGATCGGTGTTATCCAAAACTTAATTTCTAAAGTTGACACATTAATCATCGGCGGTGGTATGGCTTATACTTTCGCCGTTGCTAAGGGTGGCAAAGTTGGTAAGTCCTTGCTAGAGAAAGATAAAGTTGAACTTGCTAAGAGCATCTTGGAAGCTGCTGAAGCTAAGGGCGTTAAATTGCTCTTACCAGTTGATACAATGGCTGGTTATGATTTCGCGGCTGATACAGAGTCTAAGGTTGTTGATACTTTGAACATTCCTGATGATATGGAAGGTTTGGATATTGGACCTGAGACAATTAAACAATTCTGCGCTGCTGTACAAGGTGCAAAGACTGTAGTTTGGAACGGCCCAATGGGTGTATTCGAATTCCAACGTTTCGCAGTTGGTACACAATCTGTTGCTAAGGCTGTTGCTGAATCAGGTGCTGTTTCAATCATCGGTGGTGGTGACTCTGCTGCTGCTATTGAGAAGTTAGGCTTTGCTGACAAGGTAACACATATTTCCACAGGTGGTGGTGCTTCCTTAGAGTTCTTGGAAGGCAAGACCTTACCAGGCGTAGCTTGCTTGCTCAACAAAGATGATCGGACAATTATGGCTGCTGGTAACTGGAAGATGAACCAAGGTGTACCTAAGCAAGCTGAGAAATTAATCACAGATTTGAAGGCTGAATTAGGTGAGGACGCTAATACAGAAGTTGTTTTAGGTACTCCTTTCACAGCTTTAGATAAGGCTATTGAATTGACAGCTGGTACAGATATTCGTGTAGCTGCTCAAAATTGCCACTTCGCTGACAAGGGCGCTTACACAGGCGAAATTAGTCCTGAGTTCTTGGCTCGTATGGGTGTTAAGTATGTTATCTTAGGCCACAGTGAGCGTCGTGCTTACTTCAATGAGACAGATGAATTGATCAACCAGAAGATCAAGGCTGCTCGTCATTGGGGCTTGCGTCCAATCATCTGCGTTGGTGAGACATTAGAGGAGAGAGAAGCTGATAAGACTTTCACAAAGATCAGTGGTCAAGTTAAGGCAGCTTTGGCTGGCATTACAGCTACAGAATTAGGCTTCATCACAATTGCTTATGAGCCAATCTGGGCAATTGGAACAGGCAAGACAGCTACGGATGAACAAGCTGAAGAAGTTTGTGCTTTCATTCGTAAGGAAATTGCTAAGCTTTACAGCGAGGAAGTCAGCGAGAAAGTTCGTATTCTCTATGGCGGTTCTGTCAATGCTGCTAACGCTAAGGGCTTATTCGCTCAAGCTGACATCGATGGTGGCTTAGTTGGTGGTGCTTCTTTGAAGGCTGCTGATTTTGCGACAATTGCAAAGAGCGCTAAGTGATAAAAACTAGCTACTAGGATTTTTAGTCTTAGGTATTATAAGAGGCTCGGCCGTATGGCAGGGCCTCTTTGCTTTTTTAGCTTAGTTGGCTACTAATTTGGGAAAGCTTGAAGATTGTAAGTCGACCAATTGCACCGAATATTATATAATATTTGGTGCAAAATGCAGAGAACATTTTATTTGACGTGCATTTTACATCATGTGCGTCGCATGTTTGCAGAATTTATAGGCTTAAGCTATAATATATACCCGGCTGTTAAGTGACAGCTACATTAACAATTAAGATTTAGAGATTAGTTTAGAATAGTTTTGTTCTTAAAAAAGAGCCGACTTGACCTAACGTATGTATGGTCATGGCCGGCTTTTTTGATGGGTGAAGGATGGAGAAAAGACAACAAGTAACAGTAGATGGAAATCAGGCCGCTGCCTTAGCTGCGTATGCATTCACTGAGGTGGCTGGCATATATCCAATTACGCCATCTTCGCCTATGGCCGATTGGGTAGACAAATGGTCTAAGCAGGGCAAGGAGAATATTTTTCGCCAGACTGTTAATGTGATAGAGATGCAATCTGAAGGTGGTGCTGCAGCTGTATTACACGGTGCAGCAAGTAGTGGCGTTTTAGCTACCACGTTTACAGCTTCGCAGGGCCTTTTGTTGATGATCCCAGATATGTTTAAAATTGCAGGTGAAATGTTACCAGTTGTTTTGCACGTAGCGGCTAGAACTATTGCAACACACGCTTTGTCTATTTTTGGTGACCATTCAGATGTTATGGCTGCTAGGACAACTGGCTTTGCTTTACTAGCATCTTCTAGTGTACAAGAAGCTTACGATATGGCTGTTGTTACGCACTTATCAGCTATCAAGCACTCCATGCCATTTATTCATTTTTTTGATGGCTTTCGCACTTCACATGAGATCCAGAGAATCTCTATTTTGTCTGATGAAACTTTGAAGAGCTTAGTTGACAAAGACGCTATTAACAAATTTCGCGAGCGTGCTTTGACGCCAAACAAGCCTGTTTTGTATGGCTCCAACCAAAATGGCGACATCTTTTTTCAGGCGCGTGAAGCTTGTAATATGACTTATCAGACATTGGCTGATACAGTTGAAGCTAAGATGCAGCGCATCAACGCTTTGACAGGTAATAACTATCAACTATTTAATTACTATGGTGATTCTCAGGCTGAATTAGTTATCGTTGCAATGGGTTCAATTTGTGAGACGATCAAAGAAACAATCAACTATCTAAATAAGCAAGGACGCCAAAAATTAGGCTTAGTGCAAGTGCATCTTTATCGGCCTTTCGTGCATGCTAAGTTAAGAGCAGCTATTCCTACAAGTTGTCGCAAATTGGCTGTTTTAGACCGCACCAAAGAGCCTGGGGCCAACAATGAGCCACTCAAATTAGATGTCATTGCAGCTTTTAACGGCATGCCTGATGCACCTTTAATTATTGGCGGCCGCTATGGCTTAGCATCCAAAGATACTACACCAGATGATATATTGGCCTTGTTCAATGAAATGGCTAAGCCAGAGCCTAAACCAGAATTCACTTTGGCGATTAATGATGATGTGACACATTTGTCTTTACCAAGAACAGAACATATCGACACAACTTTGCCGAATACTATTTCCTGCCGTTTCTGGGGCATGGGTTCAGATGGTACAGTTGGTGCGAACAAAAATACGATAAAGATCATCGGCGATAACACTGACTTAAATGTACAGGCTTATTTTTCGTATGATTCCAAGAAATCAGGCGGCTTAACTATTTCTGACTTGCGCTTTGGTAAAGAGCCAATTCATCAGCCTTATCTCGTCAACAGCGCCGATTTTGTATCTTGCTCGCAGCAGTCATATGTCTTTAAGTACGATATGTTGGACGATTTGAAAGAAGGCGGCAGCTTTCTGTTGAATTCAATTTGGACAGCTGACGACTTGGAGCGTTTTTTGCCTGCTGCTTATAAGCAGAAATTAGCATTGAAAAAGATCAAGCTCTATTTAATTGATGCCTACAAAATTGCTAAAGAAATTGGCCTTGATAAGCGCACGAACACCGTTTTGCAAGCTGCTTTTTTCAAAATAGCCCAAGTTTTGCCAGCTGAATTAGCACAAGCTTATCTGAATAAATATGTGGCCAAAACCTATGCCCTCAAAGGTGAAGAGATTGTCAGCATGAACTTAGCTGCAATTGCAGCCGGCTTTGCAAACCTTGAGCCAATTGCAATACCTGAAGCTTGGGAAAATTGCAAGTTAGATGGCACAAGTAACAATGTTGGCACGCCAAATTGGCAGACTTATAGCGACCAAGAAGAAGCTGACTTCATGCAGAATATTGCTGAGATAATGAATCGCCAAAAGGGTGACAAATTACCAGTTTCTGCCTTTATGCCTTACATGCGTGGCAATTTTCCGCAAGGCACAACCAAGCATGAGAAGCGCGAGATTGCCTTGCAAGCGCCAAGATGGATAGCTGAAAACTGTATCCAATGTAATCAGTGTGCGTTCGTTTGCCCACATTCTGTTATTCGTCCTTTCTTAATTACGGATGAAGAATTAGCCAAAGCACCGTATGATTTGGAAACTGCACAAGGAACAAGACCCTATAATGACTACAAATTTCGTATTCAAGTTTCAACTTTGGATTGCACAAGCTGTGCTGCTTGTGTAGAAACTTGCCCGGCGCCGAAGAAAGCTTTGGTGATGGATGATCTGACTAGAATGCCAGAAGAACCGACCAAGTGGAATTATCTCTCCAGTTTGCCACCTAAAGCTAATCCTATGAAGCCGACTGTAGTTAAAGGTTCCCAGTTCAACAAGCCGTATTTTGAATTTTCAGGTGCGTGTGCAGGTTGCGGTGAGACGCCTTATATCAAAGTTTTGACGCAACTATTTGGCGATAAGATGCTAATTTCTAATGCTACGGGTTGTTCTTCAATTTATGGTGCGGCTGTACCAAGTCAGCCATATTGTAAAGATAGCTGTGGCCGTGGCCCAGCTTGGACTAATTCGCTATTTGAAGACAATGCTGAAAATGGCTTTGGTATGTATTTGGCCGGCAAACAAATTCAGCTACGCATCACCAAATTGTTGGATGAGCTTAAGCAGGCTTTGACCAACTTGAACATGGAATTGACTGAGGCTGAACAGGCTATTATAGATGAGTGGCAAGCCAAAATGACAGTCACGGATGGTACTTTGGAGAGAGCAGCCAAACTGACTGATTTGTTACAGAATTTACTTGCAAATAGTCAAGCTACAGCTATACAGGGCTTATTCAACGAGATTTTGAACTATAAAGACTACTTCACCAAACGTTCAACTTGGATCATCGGCGGTGATGGTTGGGCTTACGATATTGGCTATGGTGGATTGGATCATGTGCTATCGACAGGCGAGAATGTCAATGTGTTGGTGTTGGATACAGAAGTTTACTCCAACACAGGCGGTCAAGCCTCCAAAGCTACGCCAACTGGTGCCATTGCGCAATTTGCTGCCGGTGGTAAAGCTATGGCAAAAAAAGACCTCGGCATGATGGTTATGAATTATGGCTATGTTTATGTTGCCCAAATTGCTATGGGTGCTAATCAAAGCCAGACATTAAAAGCATTAGTGGAAGCTGAGCAATATGATGGCCCTTCTTTGGTCATTGCATATTCGCCATGTATTGAGCATCAAATCAAAGGCGGCTTACGTTACAGCCAACAAATAGAGAAAGAGGCAGTTGAGGCAGGCTATTGGCATCTTTATCGCTATGATCCAATGCGCCTGAATAAAGGCAAAAATCCGTTTCAGCTCGATTCAAAGCAGCCTAAAGGTGACTTTGCTAGTTTCATGATGAACGAAGGGCGTTTCAGTGCTTTGACTAAGAAATATTCAGAAGATGAAGTGCAAAGAATTATTGCACAGGCAAAATTTCATGCTGAGCAGCGCTATTTATCCTACTTGCGTAAAAGCAAAGAGTATGAAACTGTTCCAGCTGATTTCTTACATCCAGCTAATTAACTTGGATATTTTGCTCGAAGTCATGCAGATAAAATGTATATAGATTATAATCAAATCATTATAGATAGTTTGTGCGGCTAATAGGGTTAAATTATGAGCGGGCAAATATATGGAGAGAGCAGAATTATATAATCAACTATATCAACAAATTCGCGAACGAATTTTGAGCGGGCGGTTACAAATTGGCCAGCTTATTTCGGAGCGTAGTTTGGCTGCTGAATTCCATAGCTCGCGTACACCAATTAGGCGTGCCTTGCAAGAATTACTCAAAGAAGGCCTATTAGTAAAACGCAGTCAGCGTGGATACATCGTTAATATAGCGACCTTAGATGACTTACGTGAGGTACATGATATTAGAATTTCTTTGGAAAGTTTAGCTTGCTATCAGGCAGCTCAACAGATGGATGAAACTGAATTTCAAGCCCTAGCTAATTTGAACTATGAAGCTCGCCAGATTATAGAGCACAGTGGCGATCCTAAGCTTTTATACAAATTGCAAGAAAAGTTTTTAGCGCAAATTAATGCTTATAGTGGCATGACGAGACTCCAACAGCTTCAGGAGATTGTTGATGGCTATCTGCAGCATTTCGATAATGTTTTTCTTTCTAACATTTTGCCAGAGTGTTCTATGATAGTGAAAGATAATGAAGATTTGGTGGAAGCGATGCGCAAACAAGATAAGGCCGCCATAGAAAGAATCGTCAAGCACCGTTATTCTATCAGTTATGATTACATCTGTAATAAGCTAAAAGCACACAGTGATTTACAAGCAACAAAAGATTAAGCAAAAAATCTTATCCATGTAAAATAAGTAGCCCTATTTTTAGCTTTTTCATCTATAATTAGATTGCATTGATTTGAAAAAGCCCGATATGGAGGAATATATGAAAGCATTAGTTGGCCGTTATTTTTTGACAAGTATGAGCAATTTACCGGTTTTGACCTTTAGTTTTTTAATTCTAGTTGTAGTTTTGTTGCTCGTTAGTTTAGCTTTGCATTATCTATCTAAAATGCGTAAGGCATTTACTTCAATACATGGTAGTTTACGGCAAGTGGCACATCTTGTGACAGATATTGATAGTTGCGATATTGCGAACTTAAAGAAGCTGAGTCAAATTGTCAATGAGAATGGTTTTGACTTACTGGATAGTGCAACGAAGCAGTTAATCGATGACTCCAAACGGCTTTATCATGAGAAATGGATTACCAAACCAAGTAATGTTTATAACTTCGATAATCTGTTAACACGTCAACAATATACACTATTTACCTATGAGATACCGCTACAGTTAGTAGCTGTTTCTTCCTTGCTTTCAGCTATTTTTTGGCTATCAGGTTTTTCTTTCTTAAGTGATCAAAGTGCGCTTGTTTTGGGCATTAGTAGCTTGCCGGTTCTATTAGGTGCTTTCATGGCTTTGATCCTAGCTATTACTGTGCAACGTAATCACTACCAAATTCAGCAGGCGATCAATTATTTGTCAGAAGTTACGATGCGCCGTATCCCTGTCTTTGAAGAATTAGCTGGCACGGCTGTCTTGATTGATTCGTTTGTGCGTTATGACCGTGAGATGAACGAATCTGTTGCTTATTTAGCTGAAACAGTTGACAAATTAAGTAGAAGTGAATTAGCCAAAGAAATCAGTGCCAACGTACGTGATGTCATGTTGAACGAAATTGCGCCAGCTTATCAGCAAGCAAGTAATGCTTTAGTTGATTTGGCTACGGAATTGCAGACTAAACAGAGCCAAGGCATGGAAGTGTTGGCGCGTGAATTTACCAATGTGGTTGCAAGTAACTTGAATGAACAGTTAAGTGGCTTTTACAAGCAAGTGGATAATTTGGCAGCTAGATTACAGGCTAGTTCAACTGATGTTGATTTAGCTTTGGCAAATTTGGCACAAGCTAAGGCGGATCAATTAAGTTTGCAGCAAAATACCGAACAAGCTTTGCAGGAATTGGCTCAAGCTAGACAAGATTGGCAGGCTGATATGCAAAGGAGCGCCGAGGCTATTTCTAGC is a window of Amygdalobacter nucleatus DNA encoding:
- a CDS encoding TetR/AcrR family transcriptional regulator; translated protein: MPKITFFNLKDDKKEQIVNSLIKEFEAKTLPEATVKDIVEALRIPRGSFYQYFFSLEEAYFFILDLKFNAIHRAFLKIYTAKANNLRQALLEYGQFLAKEIYKPENYKLFRNRYLTWNARLERDRQAYLAQFPRNEEYLKLMSDKKLSIIGALVHNLIQKLFNNEWGKATFLKEYEELVNFIMGGINYV
- a CDS encoding nucleotidyl transferase AbiEii/AbiGii toxin family protein produces the protein MIKIKLEVDINPPDFATFEHKYRLLPVPYEVRLYDMPSLFAGKIHAVICRAWKNCIKGRDLYDYIFYLSRETAVNQKHFRERLINSGYISADFDCSLTEIKKMLMGRFNSIDFVQARRDVEPFIRDTSVLDIWSPDFFKQITNGLNAI
- the tpiA gene encoding triose-phosphate isomerase; the encoded protein is MARMQKKNIADICVKGKKVLVRVDFNVPQDKKTGEITDDKRIKAALPTIKALLENGAALILTSHLGRPKGVDPKFSLAPVAERLSSLLGQEVIMAKDTLGEDAKAKAANLQPGQILLLENIRFDGKEKKNDPAFARELASLADIYVNDAFGSAHRAHASTAGVANYLPAVSGFLIQKELEVMGKALDDPKRPFVAILGGAKVSDKIGVIQNLISKVDTLIIGGGMAYTFAVAKGGKVGKSLLEKDKVELAKSILEAAEAKGVKLLLPVDTMAGYDFAADTESKVVDTLNIPDDMEGLDIGPETIKQFCAAVQGAKTVVWNGPMGVFEFQRFAVGTQSVAKAVAESGAVSIIGGGDSAAAIEKLGFADKVTHISTGGGASLEFLEGKTLPGVACLLNKDDRTIMAAGNWKMNQGVPKQAEKLITDLKAELGEDANTEVVLGTPFTALDKAIELTAGTDIRVAAQNCHFADKGAYTGEISPEFLARMGVKYVILGHSERRAYFNETDELINQKIKAARHWGLRPIICVGETLEEREADKTFTKISGQVKAALAGITATELGFITIAYEPIWAIGTGKTATDEQAEEVCAFIRKEIAKLYSEEVSEKVRILYGGSVNAANAKGLFAQADIDGGLVGGASLKAADFATIAKSAK
- the nifJ gene encoding pyruvate:ferredoxin (flavodoxin) oxidoreductase, with the protein product MEKRQQVTVDGNQAAALAAYAFTEVAGIYPITPSSPMADWVDKWSKQGKENIFRQTVNVIEMQSEGGAAAVLHGAASSGVLATTFTASQGLLLMIPDMFKIAGEMLPVVLHVAARTIATHALSIFGDHSDVMAARTTGFALLASSSVQEAYDMAVVTHLSAIKHSMPFIHFFDGFRTSHEIQRISILSDETLKSLVDKDAINKFRERALTPNKPVLYGSNQNGDIFFQAREACNMTYQTLADTVEAKMQRINALTGNNYQLFNYYGDSQAELVIVAMGSICETIKETINYLNKQGRQKLGLVQVHLYRPFVHAKLRAAIPTSCRKLAVLDRTKEPGANNEPLKLDVIAAFNGMPDAPLIIGGRYGLASKDTTPDDILALFNEMAKPEPKPEFTLAINDDVTHLSLPRTEHIDTTLPNTISCRFWGMGSDGTVGANKNTIKIIGDNTDLNVQAYFSYDSKKSGGLTISDLRFGKEPIHQPYLVNSADFVSCSQQSYVFKYDMLDDLKEGGSFLLNSIWTADDLERFLPAAYKQKLALKKIKLYLIDAYKIAKEIGLDKRTNTVLQAAFFKIAQVLPAELAQAYLNKYVAKTYALKGEEIVSMNLAAIAAGFANLEPIAIPEAWENCKLDGTSNNVGTPNWQTYSDQEEADFMQNIAEIMNRQKGDKLPVSAFMPYMRGNFPQGTTKHEKREIALQAPRWIAENCIQCNQCAFVCPHSVIRPFLITDEELAKAPYDLETAQGTRPYNDYKFRIQVSTLDCTSCAACVETCPAPKKALVMDDLTRMPEEPTKWNYLSSLPPKANPMKPTVVKGSQFNKPYFEFSGACAGCGETPYIKVLTQLFGDKMLISNATGCSSIYGAAVPSQPYCKDSCGRGPAWTNSLFEDNAENGFGMYLAGKQIQLRITKLLDELKQALTNLNMELTEAEQAIIDEWQAKMTVTDGTLERAAKLTDLLQNLLANSQATAIQGLFNEILNYKDYFTKRSTWIIGGDGWAYDIGYGGLDHVLSTGENVNVLVLDTEVYSNTGGQASKATPTGAIAQFAAGGKAMAKKDLGMMVMNYGYVYVAQIAMGANQSQTLKALVEAEQYDGPSLVIAYSPCIEHQIKGGLRYSQQIEKEAVEAGYWHLYRYDPMRLNKGKNPFQLDSKQPKGDFASFMMNEGRFSALTKKYSEDEVQRIIAQAKFHAEQRYLSYLRKSKEYETVPADFLHPAN
- a CDS encoding GntR family transcriptional regulator, whose product is MERAELYNQLYQQIRERILSGRLQIGQLISERSLAAEFHSSRTPIRRALQELLKEGLLVKRSQRGYIVNIATLDDLREVHDIRISLESLACYQAAQQMDETEFQALANLNYEARQIIEHSGDPKLLYKLQEKFLAQINAYSGMTRLQQLQEIVDGYLQHFDNVFLSNILPECSMIVKDNEDLVEAMRKQDKAAIERIVKHRYSISYDYICNKLKAHSDLQATKD